The segment CTGAGCTGATGTTCATTGATCCGAACCGATGTTGGGGGGGTGGCCGAATGATCAGGAGTTCGTGGATGCGGAGTATCCGTCCCGCCGTGTTGTGCCTTGCGTTGTGCGCCCTATTGGTCGCGCCGACGTTCAGCCAGGCCCAGGCGCCGACGACGGTCTCGTACTGGTTGTGGTTGGATGATCCGACCGATCCGATGTTCCCAGCGGTCATCAAGGAGTTCAACGACTCGCACCCCGGGATCCGCGTCGTGCCGCAGGTGATTCCACTCGACCAGTTTCACGACAAGCTGGTGACCGCGATCTCCGCCGGGAGCGGCCCCGACGCCTCGCGGTTCAAGGACTGGTGGCTCGGTGAGTTCGTGCAGGCGGGCGCGCTGGAACCGCTGTCGCCGTACGTCGCGCACTGGGGCGGCCGGACCGATGTGATCGCCAACCTGTGGAACACCGGCCGCATCTCGCCCACCGGCCTGATCTACATGATGCCGCACCAGTTCATCACGTTCTACTTGTACTACCGGAAGGACTGGTTCCAGCAGGCCGGGCTGCAGCCGCCGCGGACGTTCGACGAGTTCGTAGCCGCGGCGAAGCGCCTCACCGACCCGGCGCACAACCGATACGGGTTTGGGCTGCGCGGCGGTGGCGGCGGCCAGGACCAGTGGTTGGCGTTCATGGTGGCGGGCGGCGCCCGGATGGTGGACGCGCTCGGCCATGTCGTCATCAATTCGCCGAAGGCCGTGGCGGTCAATCAGTGGTACATCGATCTGTACCGGACGCAGAAAGTCGCGCCGCCGAGCGCGCCGAGCGACGCGTACGCGCAGGTGCTGGGGGCGTTCGAAGGCGGGATTACCGCCATGTTTGCGCACCACGTCGGGTCGTCGGTGCTGGTCACCGATAAGCTCGGCGCCAGCGCGGTTGGCGTGATCCCGATCCCGGTCGCGGACCCGAAGGCGCCGGCCACGATGGCGACGATGGCGGGGAACGTGGTGCTCCGCGGGTCGAAGAACAAGGCGGCGGCGTGGACATTCATCTCCTGGCTGACCGAACGCAAGGCGATGGACGAGTGGAGCCGGTCGCGGCAGGGACAGCTGCCCGTCCTCACGTCGCTGGCGGCCAGCCCCTCCTACCAGAACAACCCGTTCTTTAAGACATCGTTCGACGAGGCGAAGTACGCGATCACCTGGCCAGGGCTGCCGGGGGTGGGGTATGTCTCCGCGCAACTGTGGCAGCAGTTGATGCAGCAGGCGCTGCTCGGACAGATTTCGAGCCAACAGATGCTTGATCGCATCGCGACGGCGCTCGCGTCCAAGTAATGGTCAGTGCGGCGCGGGGCGCCGTGCTCCGCCCCCCGGCGTCCCGTGCGCGGTCCGATCGGGCGCGCGCGTACCTGCTGCTGGCGCCCGCGTGTGCGCTGTTGCTCGGGCTGATCGCCTATCCGTTGCTGCGGGCGGTCTGGCTGAGCGTGCACGACGTTCGGCTGCTCCAACTCGGGACTGCGACGTACGTGGGCGGGGCCCAGTACGTGGCCTCGTGGGCCGACCCGACGTTTTGGATCGGGGTGCGCCAGACCGTGATTTGGACCGTTGGGGTCGTGGGCGCACAACTCGTCTTCGGGATGTGCGGGGCGCTCCTGCTGAACAAGCCCTTCCGCGGGCGGGCGTTCTGGCGGGGGGTTGCCCTCGTTCCTTGGGCCAGTTCAAGCGTCCTGGTGGCCCTGATGTGGCTGTGGCTGCTCGACAGCAACTACGGGGTGCTGAACGATGTCTTGCGCCGCCTCGGGCTGCTCCACACGGCGTTTGCTTGGCTCGCCGAGCCGAGGACGGCGCTCCCGGCCGTGATGCTGGCGGCGATATGGCAGGGGACCCCGTTCTTCGCGGTCATGCTGTTGGCCGGTCTCCAGGCGATTCCGGAGGACCTGTACGAGGCCGCGCGGATCGACGGCGGCAATGCGTGGGCCGCGTTTCGGTACGTCACGCTGCCGCTGCTCCGCCCGACGATCCTGATCACGACCATGCTCCGCACGATGTGGGTGGCCAACTACATGGACCTGACGTTTGTCATGACGGGAGGCGGTCCGGGTGTGGCCACGCTGACCGTCCCGCTGTACGCGTACTTCGCCGCGTACAAGCGACTGGCGATCGGCTCCGGGGCGGCCGTCGCGATGCAACTGGCCGTGGTGCTGGCGGGCGCCGTGCTCATTTACATGCGGCTCCTGGGTTCGGTCGAGGCCGCCGAATGAGTCGGACCCTTCGCAACCTACCGCACCGGGTGCTACTCACCGCGTGGTTGGGCATGGTGATCCTCCCGTACCTCTGGATGCTGGTGACCTCCCTGAAGGAGCCACGCGAGCTATACGTCTTTCCGGTGCGATACTGGCCCGCGCACCCAACGCTCGCGGGGTTCGCGCAGCTGTTTCAGACCACCCCGTTCCCGCGCTACATGTTGAACAGCTTTGTCGTCGCGACCGGCACCTGCGTCATCGCGCTCACTGCCGCGACGGCGGCCAGCTACGCGCTCTCCCGTCTCCCGATGCGCGGGAAGCGGGTGCTGTTGTTCGTCTTCTTGGCGACGCAGCTGTTCCCGGCGATCCTGCTCGTCATTCCGCTCTTCGTGATCATGCGCTCGCTGCACCTGTTGAACACGTACGGCTCGTTGATCCTCGCGGACGCGGCGTTTGCGGTGCCGTTCTCGACGTGGTTGATGACCGGGTTCTTCAACGCGCTGCCCCGAGAGCTCGACGAGGCGGCGACGATCGATGGGTGCGGGCGGCTGCAGGCGTTTCGCTATGTCCTGTTGCCCCTGGTGGCCCCCGGATTCGCGGCCGCGGGCACGTACATCTTCCTGTACTCCTGGAACGAGTTCATCTACGCGCTGACCTTCACCGCGGACGCGAGCGCGCGGACCATCCCGGTCGGCCTCCAAACGTTCATGGGCGAGTTCATCATCCGCTGGGATCTGCTGATGGCCGGCGGTGTGATCACCGCGGTGCCGGTCATCGTCCTGTTCATGGTTGTGCAACGGGAACTCATCGCCGGGCTCACCGCCGGCGCTGTCAAGGGATAGGAGGACGCTCGTGCCCAGTACGCGATCGTACGCGGCCCTCCCGCTCGAGCGGGCTGCCGCGCAGATTCGGCGCGATGTCATCGCGCAGACGGTGGTGGCCGCCAGCGGACACCCCGGCGGGGCGCTCGGGGCCGCGGAGATTCTGGCGACGCTGTATTTTCGCGAGTTGCGACACGATCCGGCCGCGCCGGACTGGCCCGATCGCGACCGCTTCGTTCTGAGCAACGGGCATTTGTGCGCGGGCCTGTATTCCGCGCTGGCCCGCACCGGATACTTCCCGCCGGCAGAGCTCCTGACGTTCCGGCGGATCGGGTCCCGCCTGCAGGGGCATCCCTCGCACGTCGATCTTCCCGGCATCGAGACGTCGGGCGGGCCGCTGGGGCAGGGGTTGTCCGTGGCCAACGGGATCGCGCTCGGCGTGCGGCTGAGGCGGGTGCCCGCCCGCGTGTATTGTCTGGTGGGAGACGGGGAGCTGCAGGAGGGCCAGATCTGGGAAGCGGCCATGACCGCGGCCCACTACCGCCTCGATCGCGTCTGCCTGATCGTGAACGACAACGGGCTGCAGATCGACGGCGCTACGTCGCTCGTGAAGCGGGTCGATCCGATCGCCCCACGCTTCCAGGCGTTTGGCTGGCGCGTCCACGAGATCGACGGACACGACCTCGACGCGATCGCGGGCGCGTTTGAACGATTTCACGAAACGCAGGACCTGCCGACGGCGATCGTCGCGAAGACGGTGATGGGGAGGGGGGTGTCCTTCATGGAAGGGGATGCCAAGTGGCACGGGACCGCGCCGTCCGAAGACCAGGCGGTGCAGGCGTTGCGAGAACTGCCGTCCGGGTTCGCCGCCGATCTGTGGGGTGGTGCACCCGCATGACCGTGGAATTGGCGGCCCGCGAACGGAAGGCGATGCGCGATGCCTTCGGGGAAGCGCTCGTCGACCTGGCCCAGGTCGACGAGCGGATCGTTGCGCTGACAGCCGATCTCGCCGAGTCGGTGCGCGTGCACCATTTCGCGGCACGATTTCCCGACCGGTTCTTCCAGATGGGCGTCGCCGAGCAGGACATGATCGGTACCGCCGCCGGCTTGGCGCTCGCGGGATTCATTCCGTTCGCGACCACCTTTGCCGTGTTCGCGACCAGCCGCGCCAATGAGCAGGTACGTCTCGCCGTCGCCTACAACCGGGCCAATGTGAAGATCGCGGTCAGCCACGGCGGCCTGAGCGTCGGGGAGGACGGCGCGACACATCAAGCCCTCGAGGACCTCAGCGCGATGCGGGAGCTCCCGGGGATGACCGTTGTCGCACCGGCGGATGCGTACGAGGCCGCGAAAGCCACACGGGCGGCGGCCGCGCATCTTGGCCCGGTGTATCTCCGCCTCGGCCGTACCGCCACGCCGATCGTGACCGATCCGGACACGCCGTTTGAGTTGGGGAAGGGCTACGTGATGCGCCGGGGGGACGATCTCACCGTGGCGGCGACGGGCACCATGGTGCCCGTCGCGCTCGATGCCGCAGCGCTGTTGAGCCGATCTGGCATCGGCGCTCGCGTCGTGAACTTGCACACGATCAAGCCGTTCGATCTTGCGCTCGTGGGACGCGCGGCGCGGGAGACCGGCGCGATCGTCACGGTCGAGGAGCATTCGATCCTCGGCGGCCTCGGGAGTGCGGTGTGCGAAGCTGTGGCCGGTCTAAGACCGGTGCCGGTCGAGCGCGTGGGCATTCAGGATACCTTCGGCGAGTCCGGCACGCCGGACGCACTGTGGCAGAAGTACGGCCTAACTCCCGCGGCGATCGTTGACGCGGCCCACCGGGTGCTCGCGCGAAAGGGTACGCGCGCGTGATTCGGGCGGTGGAGCGGTCGGGATCCGGGCGGAGGGTCGCCGGCGCCGCCGTCCGTGGACGGCGGGTGCCGTAGCCATGTGCGCCGCGTCGGCGCAACGTCCTGTGCGCCTTGCCGTGATTGGGTGCGGCGCTCATTCCGTCACGAGCCTGCAGCCGTGCATCCCGCTGATCCCCGCGTTCGAGTACGTTGCGGCCTATGACCGCCATCCCGAGCGTGCGGCCTTGGGCTTGCGTTTCGGGGCGCGACGATGGTACCAGGACGTCGCCCGGATGTTCGCGGACGAAGCGATCGACGCCGCCGTCGTGGCCGGGCCGGCGTCGATGAATCACGAAATGGGGCTCGCCTGCGCCGA is part of the bacterium genome and harbors:
- a CDS encoding transketolase family protein; protein product: MTVELAARERKAMRDAFGEALVDLAQVDERIVALTADLAESVRVHHFAARFPDRFFQMGVAEQDMIGTAAGLALAGFIPFATTFAVFATSRANEQVRLAVAYNRANVKIAVSHGGLSVGEDGATHQALEDLSAMRELPGMTVVAPADAYEAAKATRAAAAHLGPVYLRLGRTATPIVTDPDTPFELGKGYVMRRGDDLTVAATGTMVPVALDAAALLSRSGIGARVVNLHTIKPFDLALVGRAARETGAIVTVEEHSILGGLGSAVCEAVAGLRPVPVERVGIQDTFGESGTPDALWQKYGLTPAAIVDAAHRVLARKGTRA
- a CDS encoding sugar ABC transporter substrate-binding protein — translated: MRSIRPAVLCLALCALLVAPTFSQAQAPTTVSYWLWLDDPTDPMFPAVIKEFNDSHPGIRVVPQVIPLDQFHDKLVTAISAGSGPDASRFKDWWLGEFVQAGALEPLSPYVAHWGGRTDVIANLWNTGRISPTGLIYMMPHQFITFYLYYRKDWFQQAGLQPPRTFDEFVAAAKRLTDPAHNRYGFGLRGGGGGQDQWLAFMVAGGARMVDALGHVVINSPKAVAVNQWYIDLYRTQKVAPPSAPSDAYAQVLGAFEGGITAMFAHHVGSSVLVTDKLGASAVGVIPIPVADPKAPATMATMAGNVVLRGSKNKAAAWTFISWLTERKAMDEWSRSRQGQLPVLTSLAASPSYQNNPFFKTSFDEAKYAITWPGLPGVGYVSAQLWQQLMQQALLGQISSQQMLDRIATALASK
- a CDS encoding sugar ABC transporter permease, with the protein product MVSAARGAVLRPPASRARSDRARAYLLLAPACALLLGLIAYPLLRAVWLSVHDVRLLQLGTATYVGGAQYVASWADPTFWIGVRQTVIWTVGVVGAQLVFGMCGALLLNKPFRGRAFWRGVALVPWASSSVLVALMWLWLLDSNYGVLNDVLRRLGLLHTAFAWLAEPRTALPAVMLAAIWQGTPFFAVMLLAGLQAIPEDLYEAARIDGGNAWAAFRYVTLPLLRPTILITTMLRTMWVANYMDLTFVMTGGGPGVATLTVPLYAYFAAYKRLAIGSGAAVAMQLAVVLAGAVLIYMRLLGSVEAAE
- a CDS encoding transketolase, giving the protein MPSTRSYAALPLERAAAQIRRDVIAQTVVAASGHPGGALGAAEILATLYFRELRHDPAAPDWPDRDRFVLSNGHLCAGLYSALARTGYFPPAELLTFRRIGSRLQGHPSHVDLPGIETSGGPLGQGLSVANGIALGVRLRRVPARVYCLVGDGELQEGQIWEAAMTAAHYRLDRVCLIVNDNGLQIDGATSLVKRVDPIAPRFQAFGWRVHEIDGHDLDAIAGAFERFHETQDLPTAIVAKTVMGRGVSFMEGDAKWHGTAPSEDQAVQALRELPSGFAADLWGGAPA
- a CDS encoding carbohydrate ABC transporter permease, which translates into the protein MSRTLRNLPHRVLLTAWLGMVILPYLWMLVTSLKEPRELYVFPVRYWPAHPTLAGFAQLFQTTPFPRYMLNSFVVATGTCVIALTAATAASYALSRLPMRGKRVLLFVFLATQLFPAILLVIPLFVIMRSLHLLNTYGSLILADAAFAVPFSTWLMTGFFNALPRELDEAATIDGCGRLQAFRYVLLPLVAPGFAAAGTYIFLYSWNEFIYALTFTADASARTIPVGLQTFMGEFIIRWDLLMAGGVITAVPVIVLFMVVQRELIAGLTAGAVKG